The Neovison vison isolate M4711 chromosome 13, ASM_NN_V1, whole genome shotgun sequence genome includes a region encoding these proteins:
- the TMEM121 gene encoding transmembrane protein 121, with the protein MVLPPPDRRHVCLTTLVIMGSMAVMDAYLVEQSQGPRKIGVCIIVLVGDVCFLLVLRYVAVWVGAEVRTAKRGYAMILWFLYIFVLEIKLYFIFQNYKAARRGAADPVARKALTLLLSVCVPGLFLLLVALDRMEYVRTFRKREDLRGRLFWVALDLLDLLDMQASLWEPPRTGLPLWAEGLTFFYCYMLLLVLPCVALSEVSMQGEHIAPQKMMLYPVLSLATVNVVAVLARAANMALFRDSRVSAIFVGKNVVALATKACTFLEYRRQVRDFPPSAPALELQPPPPPRNSAPPPPPPPLHGPPGRPHGPSPTRDALGT; encoded by the coding sequence ATGGTGCTGCCGCCCCCGGACCGGCGCCACGTGTGCCTGACCACGCTGGTGATCATGGGCAGCATGGCGGTCATGGACGCGTACCTGGTGGAGCAGAGCCAGGGCCCGCGCAAGATCGGGGTGTGCATCATCGTGCTGGTGGGCGACGTGTGCTTCCTGCTGGTGCTGCGCTACGTGGCCGTGTGGGTGGGCGCCGAGGTGCGCACGGCCAAGCGCGGCTACGCCATGATCCTCTGGTTCCTCTACATCTTCGTGCTGGAGATCAAGCTCTACTTCATCTTCCAGAACTACAAGGCGGCGCGGCGGGGCGCGGCCGACCCGGTGGCGCGCAAGGCGCTGACGCTGCTGCTGTCGGTGTGCGTGCCCGGCCTCTTCCTGCTGCTCGTGGCGCTCGACCGCATGGAGTACGTGCGCACCTTCCGCAAGCGCGAGGACCTGCGCGGCCGCCTCTTCTGGGTGGCGCTGGACCTGCTGGACCTGCTGGACATGCAGGCCAGCCTGTGGGAGCCGCCGCGCACCGGGCTGCCGCTGTGGGCCGAGGGCCTCACCTTCTTCTACTGCTACATGCTGCTGCTCGTGCTGCCCTGCGTGGCGCTCAGCGAGGTCAGCATGCAGGGCGAGCACATCGCGCCGCAGAAGATGATGCTCTACCCCGTGCTCAGCCTCGCCACCGTCAACGTGGTGGCCGTGCTGGCGCGGGCCGCCAACATGGCGCTCTTCCGCGACAGCCGCGTCTCGGCCATCTTCGTGGGCAAGAACGTGGTGGCGCTGGCCACCAAGGCCTGCACGTTCCTGGAGTACCGCCGCCAGGTGCGCGACTTCCCGCCGTCCGCGCCCGCGCTGGAgctgcagccgccgccgccgccgcgcaactcggcgccgccgccgccgccgccgccgctgcacGGGCCGCCCGGCCGCCCCCACGGGCCCTCGCCCACGCGCGACGCCCTGGGCACGTGA